The genomic region GTTCCAGTTGGCCTCGATGGTAGCGGCATAGTTGGAGCGCTTACCCCTGAATGGGATCGCAGGATCGTTGTTGCTTCCGGTGAGCATGCCGGTGGGTGGTCCTTCAGCACGGCCGTTACAGCCTTCGAAGTCACCGGTTGCCGGGTCGGCGGTTCGGCTGGCCGCATTACAGGCGGCCATATCCTTCAACGGCAGCAGAACATCAGGGAAGGCACGGCCGTTCACCATCCACCAATCGGCTTGGTGGTCGGCAAAATTGTAGCTCTCGACTTCAGCGATCTCTGCCGGTGTCTTGGGACCATAAGGCAGACCGGCGAAGGCAGCTCCATCGAAGTCGGTCTGGATGGCATCGTGACCCGCTGTGTCGATGTCGGAGAGCAGCACGATGAATTCACGATCGTAGCGATCCTTGTCGAAACCGTAGACACGCTTGCCTTGGTTCTTTTTACCGCGGGGGCGGATGACCATCGCACCGTACATGCCCATGGTGATGTGCTCGGAGGCTTCCACATGACAGTGCCACATGTAAGTGCCGGGTTTCTGGGCCTTGAAGTAGTAGGTGCCGACGTCATTCCCAGCATCCAGGCAGGCTTGTTGCGCGACTGGATCAGCATTCAAGACCGGATCATTACAGGTAGGCACTTCCCAGGAGGTCTCGTTAAAACCGTCGTTCTGGGTGGAGACGTGCAGACCATGCAAGTGGATGGTGTGTGGATCTACCGGGGCCAGTGGATTGGCGTTGCCGATGTTGCGCAGATGGACGAAGACATCGTCGCCCTGATTCACGTCGATGATCGGTGCCGGCATGTTGGCACAGCCCGGTTGGGCCGCAGTGCCATCCACGTCATCGCAGAAGCCGCGAATATAGACCTTGCGGTAGTCTCCTGCAGCTTGGTAGACACCCCCTGTGGCCGGCGTATTTGGCGCATACCCGTTGTGGTTAGGCAGATACATCATGCCGTCAGTGGCAGCGAGATGCAGGTGCCTTACCGCTGCCGATGCCTGGCTGCTAAACAGCGGCATCGCGACTGCGAGTCCTAATAATAAGATCCTCTTCTTCATTTTTCTCTCCTCCGAGATTAACAGGACCAGCGGGGCAGTCCCGTATTCTGCTTCATGCGATTGATTTTAATTCCTGGCTGACCATTCCCCATCACACATGCCGACCAAAGTCATAAAATCGCCAATTTAAAGTTAAATAATGGCTAAATCATGAAGCAGCGCATTGAAATTACCTTTTAATCGTGCTTGCCCGCTGCCGATATATTTAAATATTGTTTCAGGTATTGATCAATTTGGTGAAACCCTACTATGATGGGTAGGGTGAACCTTAATTTTATCTTAAGAAACAGGGCGAACCGCTTGCGGATAGGCTATTGGTTTAAAATAAAATCTATAAAAAACAATAAGATATAAATATCAAGATGGGGTGATGTCGGTATTCTTTACAGATATTTGTCGTGGCACCAGAAGTAATGAAGTAAAAAACCCTGAAAAAACAATAAGTTATTAAAAGACCTTAGGGTATTTACGGTGTCGGGATACTTTCCACTGGGTATTTTTCCGCTGGATGGGTCTCAGGAAATGTGACATATATCAAGCTGGTGGTGCTGGTTTTTTGTTGTGGCACAGGGTTTGCATGCTATTTCATCAAATAACAGCCTGGCGTAGCGGACGGCAAACGGGCGTGAAATAGAAAACATAGCACTTGGCCATAAATTACGGGGGATATAACGGATGGAAAGACTGAAAGTCGTTAAGGAGTCTGTTGGTGGGCGGCAGGTACGTCTGGGCTCCAACAGCATGCCTGAAATGGTCAAGCGGTATGAGAGCCTCGACTTCAGTCCGGTGGAATTGGCCGATGCCCGCACTGCTGGTTGTGACAGAAGTCATTCCGGTTCGGGTTCGGAGAATCTTCCACTCTCCCTGCTCAATGCCCAGGAGGCGGAACGAAAGCGGATCTCGCGGGAACTGCACGATTCCGTCTGCCAGTCGCTGACCGAAATCAGCCTGCGCGTACAGCGCTGCGTTACCCATATCGAACGGGAAACTGCCGAGGAGCATCTGGGTGATGAGTGGGAGAATCTTTCCTCATTGCCCCTGTTGGTTAGGGAGTCGCTTGCCGAAGTTCGTAATATTTGCATGGCGCTTCGTCCCTCTGTGCTGGATGACCTTGGCGTTATTCTGGCCATTCAATGCCACTGTAGGCGCCTGCGTGAGACGAAGCCGGGATTTACCATCGACACGTCGTTTACAGTGTCGGAGGATCAGATTCCAGACAAGTACAAAACCGCGATTTTTCGTGTGGTGCAGGAGGCGTTGAACAATGCCGTCAAATACTCCGATGCCACGAGAATACTGGTCACTCTGCACAGAGAGGGTGACGAGTTACTGCTGTCGATCGAGGACGATGGGCGGGGCTTTGATCTCACTGAGGTCTACGCGAAAAGTTTTCCCGATCAAAACGGCGGGCTGGGTTTGTATAGCATGCCTGAGTGGGTTGAAGGACTGGGCGGCAGATTTTTCATTGAGACCGATCAAGATCGTGGCACTGTGGTCAGCGCAAATTGGCTGTTGGCTGGCTGAAGCCTCTTCCTGTTCTCATTCAATCTCTTTGGGTTTGATTCCCCGCAGCTTGCTGCAATCCATTATGCCTACAATTTAATACCCCGTCTGCTTGCAGCGGGGTAGAACGTAGGGTGCACCGTGCGCACCAGGGTTTCTGCAATCGAGTGCTATTTGAGGCGAGGAGAGAAGCGCTGTCCTACCGTTTTACGCCTGCTGCTGAATGCGGTGAGTAAAAACAGTCCGGCGAAGAATAGAAACAGGCTTGAAGGTTCCGGCACGACACTGACTCGTTTGATGCGAAATTTGTCGTCGGTCTGGCCAATGGCGGGCGCGATGATCATCTGGTCGACCCCGCTAAGTCCTGAGAGGCTGAAAGGATTACTGAGGCTGATCTGTCCAGTGGTTTTGGTGAACCCGGCGATGCTCTCCAGGGTGACGAAGTTGAGATCCGTAAAACTGTCGATGCCGTTACCCGCGTCGGCATAGAGGGCGTCCAGGCCACTGCCAAGCCAAAGGGAGAAGTGATCGCTGCTGGAGACGCTGCCGAATTCAATGGTCAGATCCTCCAGGAAAAAATCGAAATCGAAGAGTATCAGGTCGATGTTGTCCTGATTATCGATCTGGGCGCTGCTATCGCTCACTTCCTTGTTAACGCCGAGACCATTGTCGCTATTGCGGGTCAGTTTGGCATTATTGAAGGTCGGGGAGAAACTGCCGTCGGGATTTTTTACCTGGGCAAAAGCATTGAGGATCAGCGTCTCACCAGAGGTGGTGCAGTTCACAGCGTCGGTGCTGACCCCTCCTGTGCTCAACGACTCATCACATGCGGAGGTTCCGGTGAAATCCCAGGTGACCGCCCCTGCGTAGGCCCCTCCCTGTAATCCGAGAGTCAACACGATTCCGTACATTGCTTGTGATAGTTTCATGTCTTGTTCCCGCCCCGGCGTATGTTAGTCGTTGGTAATGTGGAGAGTGCACGCTACTTGTAAATAGTGAAATGCACTTCTTTCTTGTTGATTTACAGGGATATAAGCAAGTCATATGCCAGAATTTAAATTTCAGTCTAACTACTTGAATATTATGAAAAAATAGGATGTGTTTACGAGCGGCAGCCAGCAGATGCTGTCTGCATGTAAAGGATTCCGACATAAAAAGGAAGTGTGTTCATTAATGTCGGGTGTTTGTTACGCGGAATTTACAATTATATGGGAAATATATTCCTCTATTCTCGAAAAAAAGCAGACAACATATTGATTATACAGAAATTATTTTTATATGCAGTTGGTGGATTATGCTGCTGTAAAATATCCCGACATCCTGTTTGAGTACTATCCCGGAGAATTATTCTCTGTCCCACAGATCTTTATTCGTAACCGAGCACGCGTTGTGTCTCTTCAAACGGACTGCGTAGCACGGCTGCTAATTCAAACGGTTGGCGGGCTGGTACGGGACGCAGGGTATCTTTCCCATATTCGAGAAATTTTTCGTCCGCAGGTAATTCGCAGAAGCTGAGTATGTCCGAGAGCCAGGTGTCCGGATCTGCCGTCAATTTCTCGTAGTCGATTCGCATGACATGATCAGGGTTATTCTCACACAGGCGCTGTCCCTCCCTCATACTGATGATCCATTCAACGGCTGCCCTGTCGGTATGCTTGTCGAAGGCCATAATCTCGTCCTGATGGCTGGCAAGATCCCGATGCTCCGGCAGCAGCTGTTCCACCAACAGTCGCCATTTACGGTCATCTCTTCCCCACCAGTCATGGGTCTCATCGCCCTTGTGAACCCCCAGTCGTTGCGACCAACGGTTTATGGAGGTGCAGGTATCCCACCCATTGCGTGCAAGGAATAGAAAACGGGCGTCTGGGAACAGTGCCTTGATAAACGGGGTGCGGAAGATTATTTCCGGATACTTGTCGACCACCCTGCGTGACCCTGTCATACGCAGGTAGGCACCGTAGAGTCTTTGCAGGGTGATCCTGAGTTCATCACTCGCGTGTGTCTCGTTCATGCGGTAGTCTGCTGGCAGGCTGCTGTAGTTTCCTATCAGGTCCTCATTCGGGTACGCCGAATGCCAGAGGGCCTTGGGTTCGTTCAGAAAGCCCACCTCCCTGTGCATCGATAACAGCACTCCGAGGATGGTTGTGCCGCTGCGCCCTGTGCCGATGATATAGATGGGTTTTTCAACCGGCTTCAACTGCGGAAGCCTTTTCGCTACACCATGGATGCCAAAGACCAGTGGATTGATCCAGCGTCCCTTTGTCGTCAGTGGCCGTCCCTCGAAGAGCAGATAGCTGATCAGACGCGGCAGCAATCGTCCCGGCCTTGTCTTTACATAGTGTTTGTCAATCTGTGCGATCATTGTGTTTGCCTCCGCCCAGCAACGCCCTCAACTGGATAAGTGTACGTTTCGGGTTGGCGATAACTGCCCCGAGAACATGGAGTGGGAAGCGCAGTAACGGCAGCACCAGCCAGGGATACCATCCGGAGCGGGCAACGGGTTCGTAACCAAGCTCCTGCATCAGTCCGGCGGCGGCTTTTTCTGCGATCAGGATGTCGCCTTTTGGAAGATGGCCGCGCCAGTCTGCTGAATACGATGCTGAGATGCCCCGTTTCTCGATATTATGTTCTGAGTGGGAGGAACCGACTTGGGGTACGTCGAGCATACGCTCGTCAAACGGGATACCCAGGAAGGAACAGAGTGACGTGAGTTGCTCCTCCGGTTCCTGGGTGAGAGACTCGAATTTCAGTTCGTGATATCTCGGGTGATCCTTCAGATTGTGTCCCTGCCGTACCGCCTTGCTCCACAGTTTGATCATGGTGAGGGGGTGATAGTTCACCAGCACACGCAGGACGTTTTTCCAAGGCATGCTTGCGGCGCCTCGCCATTTTTTCGTCCAGCGTTTTCTCTGTGAAAAGAGCACCGCACGGGGATCGCGCATGATCTGTACCACGCGTGATTCCGGGAACTGCTCAAGCAGCTCTGCCGCATAGAAGATGTTGCGTGGTGTTTGATCAGTAATCAGCATTTCGCCATCCCGCTCCGGGAGATGGCTCAACACATGGCGGAACAGGGCTGCTGCTGGAAAGTTATCAGTGGACTGCTGCTGGTATAAGTCTGCGATCAGTCTCCCGGCTTGTTCCCGTGCATCTGCATCCGGCACTCCGGAGAAGATACCATGCCTGACACGCTGCAGCAGAACGGCGGCGGCATCTTCAGCGCTAACGCGATTCCAGTTTAGATCCGGTAGACGGGGATCCCAGAGCTCACCGAAAAAGTGTAGTTCGTTCAGTGCAAGAATCGCAGGGTGTTGTCCCAGAATGCGGTTGAGCATGGTGGTTCCGCTGCGTGAGGCACCGACAATGAATAGTAATTGGCACTCCTCGTCTCTCATTGCCTATGCACGCTTGTCTGGGTTCTGTTCAAGCCAGGCGGGGAGATTTGTGTATCCCCGTTCGGTAAGAATGTTGTTGAGCTGACGATTGGACTCCAGGAAGAGGTCCTTCGCGCGGGCTTTCTGTTCATCGCTTATGATCTCGCGCCGCTGCGCGGTATTCATAGACTGATACCATCGTCGCAGCACCCGCTTTACTCCAGGGTTGCCGCGGAAGAATTGCTCGCCCTTGTCGTTTACCCAGAGTGCGATTCGCTGTAGCGTCCGGTTGCGAAACTGCACTGTCTTGTTCTCCACGCCGAGACTGATTTCATCATATGGCGATTCGTCGATTTTCAGCCACCTGCAGATCTCATGCAGAAGTTTTGGTGCATCTGTGCAGAGATCATCGAAAAAAACCACTTTCAGACGTTCTCCGAACACTTCAAACCAGGGTTCCAGGTAGTTGGCATAACGTCCTCCCTCAATACCGAACCATATGTTGTTTTCCCGTTGGGAGAGTTCTTCTTCCGTCATTTTACGGCAGTGCTTCAG from Gammaproteobacteria bacterium (ex Lamellibrachia satsuma) harbors:
- a CDS encoding multicopper oxidase domain-containing protein, whose translation is MPLFSSQASAAVRHLHLAATDGMMYLPNHNGYAPNTPATGGVYQAAGDYRKVYIRGFCDDVDGTAAQPGCANMPAPIIDVNQGDDVFVHLRNIGNANPLAPVDPHTIHLHGLHVSTQNDGFNETSWEVPTCNDPVLNADPVAQQACLDAGNDVGTYYFKAQKPGTYMWHCHVEASEHITMGMYGAMVIRPRGKKNQGKRVYGFDKDRYDREFIVLLSDIDTAGHDAIQTDFDGAAFAGLPYGPKTPAEIAEVESYNFADHQADWWMVNGRAFPDVLLPLKDMAACNAASRTADPATGDFEGCNGRAEGPPTGMLTGSNNDPAIPFRGKRSNYAATIEANWNERVLMRIINMGYQEVPWHIHGAHFSIVGKDANPFNSDDQKREMYTVHVGSGETYDVILPTSSLARVGMNATQSFTNGQGGGANEFGFDWGAIDPNNVDQNLLDQWYPAHSHNDYTVTNNGLYPGGQAQLIHISNTIQ
- a CDS encoding sensor histidine kinase — protein: MERLKVVKESVGGRQVRLGSNSMPEMVKRYESLDFSPVELADARTAGCDRSHSGSGSENLPLSLLNAQEAERKRISRELHDSVCQSLTEISLRVQRCVTHIERETAEEHLGDEWENLSSLPLLVRESLAEVRNICMALRPSVLDDLGVILAIQCHCRRLRETKPGFTIDTSFTVSEDQIPDKYKTAIFRVVQEALNNAVKYSDATRILVTLHREGDELLLSIEDDGRGFDLTEVYAKSFPDQNGGLGLYSMPEWVEGLGGRFFIETDQDRGTVVSANWLLAG
- a CDS encoding PEP-CTERM sorting domain-containing protein (PEP-CTERM proteins occur, often in large numbers, in the proteomes of bacteria that also encode an exosortase, a predicted intramembrane cysteine proteinase. The presence of a PEP-CTERM domain at a protein's C-terminus predicts cleavage within the sorting domain, followed by covalent anchoring to some some component of the (usually Gram-negative) cell surface. Many PEP-CTERM proteins exhibit an unusual sequence composition that includes large numbers of potential glycosylation sites. Expression of one such protein has been shown restore the ability of a bacterium to form floc, a type of biofilm.), with the translated sequence MKLSQAMYGIVLTLGLQGGAYAGAVTWDFTGTSACDESLSTGGVSTDAVNCTTSGETLILNAFAQVKNPDGSFSPTFNNAKLTRNSDNGLGVNKEVSDSSAQIDNQDNIDLILFDFDFFLEDLTIEFGSVSSSDHFSLWLGSGLDALYADAGNGIDSFTDLNFVTLESIAGFTKTTGQISLSNPFSLSGLSGVDQMIIAPAIGQTDDKFRIKRVSVVPEPSSLFLFFAGLFLLTAFSSRRKTVGQRFSPRLK
- a CDS encoding sulfotransferase — translated: MISYLLFEGRPLTTKGRWINPLVFGIHGVAKRLPQLKPVEKPIYIIGTGRSGTTILGVLLSMHREVGFLNEPKALWHSAYPNEDLIGNYSSLPADYRMNETHASDELRITLQRLYGAYLRMTGSRRVVDKYPEIIFRTPFIKALFPDARFLFLARNGWDTCTSINRWSQRLGVHKGDETHDWWGRDDRKWRLLVEQLLPEHRDLASHQDEIMAFDKHTDRAAVEWIISMREGQRLCENNPDHVMRIDYEKLTADPDTWLSDILSFCELPADEKFLEYGKDTLRPVPARQPFELAAVLRSPFEETQRVLGYE
- a CDS encoding sulfotransferase; translation: MRDEECQLLFIVGASRSGTTMLNRILGQHPAILALNELHFFGELWDPRLPDLNWNRVSAEDAAAVLLQRVRHGIFSGVPDADAREQAGRLIADLYQQQSTDNFPAAALFRHVLSHLPERDGEMLITDQTPRNIFYAAELLEQFPESRVVQIMRDPRAVLFSQRKRWTKKWRGAASMPWKNVLRVLVNYHPLTMIKLWSKAVRQGHNLKDHPRYHELKFESLTQEPEEQLTSLCSFLGIPFDERMLDVPQVGSSHSEHNIEKRGISASYSADWRGHLPKGDILIAEKAAAGLMQELGYEPVARSGWYPWLVLPLLRFPLHVLGAVIANPKRTLIQLRALLGGGKHNDRTD